In the genome of Bradyrhizobium arachidis, one region contains:
- the ligD gene encoding non-homologous end-joining DNA ligase, which translates to MVRVSTLPKKLQPMLATLTDAPFDDKGWVFEDKYDGFRMVAKIENGSVTLYSRNGIIISHSYVEVAQALEAVKGDAVIDGELVAIGKDGVSHFQLLQNALRHEAKLQYVAFDIMFQDGEDLRGLTLLERKKRLKAILPKHKLIAFSRHRAASGTKFFAEAERKGLEGIMAKHADSEYLSGARTDAWLKIKTSRRQEVVIAGFTAPRRTRPFFGALTLALREGNGWRYIGHVGTGFSHETLEDLHKKLVKLKTSKSPFAEKVKDEAVTTWVRPRLVAEVKFTEWTSSGEMRHPVYLGLRADKNAKDVVLEREKKPAVRRQSSRR; encoded by the coding sequence GTGGTCCGCGTCTCCACCCTGCCAAAAAAGCTGCAGCCGATGCTCGCGACGCTGACCGACGCGCCCTTCGATGACAAGGGCTGGGTGTTCGAAGACAAGTACGATGGTTTTCGCATGGTCGCCAAAATCGAAAACGGGAGCGTCACTTTATACAGCCGCAACGGCATAATCATCAGCCACAGCTATGTCGAGGTCGCGCAGGCGCTCGAAGCGGTAAAAGGGGATGCCGTTATAGACGGCGAGCTGGTCGCGATCGGAAAAGACGGCGTTTCGCACTTCCAGCTTCTGCAGAACGCGCTGCGCCACGAAGCGAAGCTGCAATACGTCGCATTCGACATCATGTTTCAGGACGGTGAAGACCTTCGTGGGCTAACCCTCCTGGAGCGCAAGAAGAGGCTTAAAGCCATCCTGCCAAAACATAAGCTGATTGCGTTCAGCCGCCACCGCGCGGCGTCCGGCACGAAGTTTTTCGCAGAGGCCGAACGCAAAGGCCTCGAAGGCATCATGGCAAAGCACGCCGACAGCGAATACTTGTCCGGCGCGCGAACGGATGCCTGGCTCAAGATCAAGACCTCCCGACGCCAGGAAGTCGTCATCGCTGGCTTCACCGCGCCCCGCCGCACGCGGCCTTTCTTCGGCGCGCTGACCCTGGCCCTTCGCGAGGGAAACGGCTGGCGCTACATCGGGCATGTCGGCACGGGCTTCAGCCATGAGACGCTCGAAGATCTGCACAAAAAGCTGGTGAAGCTGAAGACCTCTAAGTCTCCCTTCGCGGAAAAGGTCAAGGATGAAGCGGTGACGACCTGGGTGAGGCCTCGGCTCGTCGCCGAGGTAAAGTTCACGGAGTGGACCAGCTCGGGTGAGATGCGCCATCCTGTTTATCTCGGCCTGCGCGCTGACAAAAACGCAAAAGACGTCGTCCTTGAGCGGGAGAAAAAGCCAGCCGTGCGCCGGCAGAGTTCGCGACGCTGA
- a CDS encoding plasmid mobilization protein, with product MAESGSETRQRSERYTVRFTPLEDALVCAKANAAGVPVSTFLRNTALSFPIPRVARRPTSNHEDVALLLGKIGQLATAFRSAAGLADAEAVETALADLSELRLLCLTALGRQP from the coding sequence ATGGCGGAGAGCGGCAGCGAGACGCGGCAGCGAAGCGAGCGGTACACGGTCCGCTTCACCCCGCTTGAGGACGCCCTTGTATGTGCAAAGGCTAATGCAGCGGGCGTTCCCGTCTCTACCTTTCTTCGTAACACAGCCCTCTCCTTTCCCATCCCGCGCGTAGCCAGGCGCCCGACCTCGAACCACGAGGACGTGGCGCTGCTGCTCGGAAAAATCGGCCAGCTCGCAACGGCGTTCAGGAGCGCTGCAGGGCTTGCGGATGCGGAAGCGGTCGAGACGGCGCTGGCCGACCTCTCCGAACTCCGGCTCCTTTGTCTAACCGCCCTGGGGCGCCAGCCATGA
- a CDS encoding PRC-barrel domain-containing protein gives MATEERETGTLIGSDKVEGTAVYGPDDTKIGSIERLMIDKQSGKVSYAVLSSGGFLGMGDDHYPLPWHSLKYDTNLGGYRTGITQQQLEGAPKYGSDNDWNWGDQTRTRAVDDYYRLAPI, from the coding sequence ATGGCTACAGAAGAACGGGAGACGGGCACTCTGATCGGGAGCGACAAGGTTGAAGGCACCGCCGTGTATGGACCGGACGACACGAAGATCGGGTCGATCGAGCGCCTGATGATCGACAAACAATCCGGCAAGGTCTCGTACGCGGTTTTAAGCTCCGGCGGCTTCCTTGGAATGGGCGACGACCATTATCCGCTTCCCTGGCATTCGCTGAAGTACGACACGAATCTCGGCGGCTACCGCACCGGCATAACCCAGCAGCAGCTGGAGGGCGCCCCTAAATACGGAAGCGACAATGACTGGAATTGGGGAGACCAGACCCGCACGCGCGCTGTCGATGACTATTACCGGCTCGCGCCGATCTGA
- a CDS encoding ParB/RepB/Spo0J family partition protein, with translation MQLQHIDLSQLKISPVNVRKHGAQEDLGELIASIRSLGVIQPLLVRPNCEGYEVIAGQRRLLAYQALQAEAEGAVQVPCAILETGDDAIALEASLAENVARLPMDELDQYEAFAALTVQGRSVAEIANQFGVTELLVKRRLGDHPR, from the coding sequence ATGCAACTTCAACATATCGATTTATCCCAGCTCAAGATCTCGCCTGTGAACGTGCGCAAGCACGGCGCGCAGGAGGATTTAGGCGAACTGATCGCAAGCATCAGGAGCCTCGGGGTCATCCAGCCGCTTCTTGTGCGTCCTAACTGTGAAGGCTACGAGGTCATCGCAGGCCAGAGGCGACTCCTCGCCTACCAGGCCCTGCAGGCGGAAGCGGAAGGTGCCGTGCAGGTGCCCTGCGCCATCCTTGAGACAGGCGATGATGCGATCGCGCTCGAGGCTTCCCTTGCCGAAAACGTCGCACGCCTGCCGATGGACGAGCTCGACCAGTACGAGGCCTTCGCCGCGCTGACCGTGCAGGGACGAAGCGTCGCCGAAATCGCGAACCAGTTCGGCGTAACTGAGCTTCTCGTGAAACGCCGCCTCGGCGATCATCCGCGCTGA